One Actinospica robiniae DSM 44927 genomic region harbors:
- a CDS encoding alpha/beta hydrolase gives MPLHPEAPAARTDDLADGLRRAGAGAPEAVGAVLERMIPGPARNDLPVRVYEPRSVEPPAATALAERRRPALVYFFGGGWTAGNLETSDGICRALTNAAHCVTVSVRYRLAPEFPFPAAVEDCHAATCWVAEHAAELGVDPARIAVGGDGAGGNLAAAVALLARDTGPALRHQLLVCPHIDPAADTASLREHDDPSAVNRRPVAWHWEQYLAKPEDGESPLASPLRAETLAGLPGATVITAEFDPLRDEGEQYALMLLASGVPVDVHRYNAVPHGFFAMPGVYRLGREAQAYAAACLAAAFEAADTAAANPSA, from the coding sequence ATGCCGCTGCATCCGGAAGCCCCGGCCGCCCGGACCGACGACCTCGCCGACGGACTGCGGCGAGCGGGAGCCGGTGCGCCGGAAGCCGTCGGAGCCGTGCTGGAGCGGATGATCCCCGGACCCGCGCGCAACGACCTGCCCGTCCGCGTCTACGAACCCAGATCCGTCGAGCCGCCCGCCGCGACCGCCCTGGCCGAGCGCCGCCGCCCCGCCCTCGTCTACTTCTTCGGCGGCGGCTGGACCGCCGGCAACCTCGAGACCAGCGACGGCATCTGCCGCGCGCTGACCAACGCCGCGCACTGCGTCACCGTCTCGGTCCGCTACCGGCTCGCGCCCGAGTTCCCCTTCCCCGCCGCCGTCGAGGACTGCCATGCCGCCACCTGCTGGGTCGCCGAGCACGCCGCCGAACTCGGCGTCGATCCGGCCCGCATCGCGGTCGGCGGCGACGGCGCCGGCGGAAACCTCGCCGCCGCCGTCGCCCTGCTCGCCCGCGACACCGGACCGGCGCTGCGCCACCAACTGCTGGTGTGCCCCCACATCGACCCCGCCGCGGACACCGCCTCGCTGCGCGAACACGACGACCCGTCAGCGGTCAACCGCCGCCCGGTCGCCTGGCACTGGGAGCAGTACCTCGCCAAGCCCGAGGACGGCGAGAGCCCGCTCGCCTCACCTCTGCGCGCCGAGACCCTGGCCGGCCTGCCCGGCGCGACCGTCATCACCGCCGAATTCGACCCGCTGCGCGACGAAGGCGAGCAGTACGCGCTGATGCTGCTCGCCTCCGGCGTGCCCGTGGACGTGCACCGGTACAACGCGGTGCCCCACGGCTTCTTCGCCATGCCCGGCGTCTACCGCCTCGGCCGCGAAGCCCAGGCCTACGCCGCCGCCTGTCTCGCCGCGGCATTCGAGGCCGCGGACACCGCCGCGGCTAACCCTTCCGCTTGA
- a CDS encoding RNA ligase family protein, whose protein sequence is MLDYDLDVLNSATKYPSIPTYHALGDRGTLVEQATAFTGDVLLTEKVDGTNSRIVCLPDGDWFIGSREELLTARGDRVHNPALGIVAALRELAAGLKIEDTGRIAVFYLETYGGRIGGQARQYSGQGRVGYRMFDLAYVDPDILSWDRARISAWRENGGQGFADEDGLRAAAEEAGIELTPRLARIPADSLPTMLDQTHAWLRETLPATLVGLDAAALGRAEGIVLRTTDRSVIAKARFQDYERTLKRKG, encoded by the coding sequence ATGCTCGACTACGATCTCGATGTCCTGAATTCGGCGACTAAGTACCCGTCGATCCCCACGTACCACGCCCTCGGGGACCGTGGCACGCTGGTCGAGCAGGCCACCGCTTTCACCGGAGACGTGCTGTTGACCGAGAAGGTCGACGGGACGAACAGCCGGATCGTCTGCCTTCCCGACGGGGACTGGTTCATCGGCTCGCGCGAGGAACTGCTGACCGCGCGCGGTGATAGGGTGCACAACCCGGCGCTGGGCATCGTCGCGGCGCTGCGGGAGTTGGCCGCCGGGCTCAAGATCGAGGACACCGGGCGGATCGCAGTGTTCTACCTGGAGACCTACGGCGGGCGGATCGGCGGACAGGCGCGGCAGTACAGCGGCCAGGGGCGGGTGGGCTACCGCATGTTCGACCTCGCCTATGTGGACCCTGACATCCTCTCCTGGGATCGGGCGCGGATCTCCGCATGGCGGGAGAACGGCGGGCAGGGCTTCGCGGACGAGGACGGGCTGCGCGCGGCGGCCGAGGAAGCCGGCATCGAACTCACCCCGCGGCTGGCCCGGATCCCGGCCGACTCGCTGCCCACGATGCTCGACCAGACGCACGCCTGGCTGCGCGAGACGCTGCCGGCCACGCTTGTCGGGCTCGACGCGGCGGCGCTCGGGCGCGCCGAGGGCATCGTGCTGCGGACGACCGACCGCTCGGTGATCGCCAAGGCGCGGTTCCAGGACTACGAGCGCACGCTCAAGCGGAAGGGTTAG
- a CDS encoding LLM class F420-dependent oxidoreductase — protein MELGLHVADFTYPNGPENLAKDLGRIAVAAEDAGLAMLSVMDHVWQIGVVGPPEQEMLEAYTALGFLAGRTSRIKLLAWVTAVVYREPGLLAKAVTTLDVLSEGRAWLGIGAAWNEHESRGLGLPFPSTKERFERLEEALQICLQMWSDDEGPYEGTHYQLTRTLNSPQPLSRPHPPILIGGGGEKKTLRMVAQYAQACNLFPSPELPHKLDVLREHCATVGRDYDEIEKTVMMPLDPGAEGEKVDELLTRLRELADLGISHVHGIVPNMVSIRPIELLGELVVPEAAKFGN, from the coding sequence GTGGAACTCGGCTTGCACGTCGCTGACTTCACTTACCCGAACGGCCCGGAAAACCTGGCCAAGGACCTCGGCCGGATAGCCGTCGCCGCGGAGGACGCCGGCCTGGCCATGCTCAGCGTGATGGACCACGTCTGGCAGATCGGCGTGGTGGGGCCACCGGAGCAGGAGATGCTCGAGGCCTACACCGCCCTCGGCTTCCTGGCCGGACGCACCAGCCGGATCAAGCTGCTGGCCTGGGTGACCGCCGTGGTCTACCGCGAGCCCGGCCTGCTGGCCAAGGCCGTGACCACCCTCGACGTGCTCTCCGAGGGCCGCGCCTGGCTGGGTATCGGCGCCGCCTGGAACGAGCACGAGTCGCGCGGGCTCGGCCTGCCGTTCCCCAGCACGAAGGAGCGGTTCGAGCGGCTGGAGGAGGCGCTGCAGATCTGCCTGCAGATGTGGAGCGACGACGAGGGCCCGTACGAGGGCACCCACTACCAGCTCACCCGCACGCTCAACTCCCCGCAGCCGCTCAGCCGCCCGCACCCGCCGATACTGATCGGCGGCGGCGGCGAGAAGAAGACGCTGCGGATGGTGGCGCAGTACGCCCAGGCCTGCAACCTCTTCCCCAGCCCTGAGCTGCCGCACAAGCTCGACGTGCTGCGCGAGCACTGCGCGACCGTCGGCCGCGACTACGACGAGATCGAGAAGACGGTGATGATGCCGCTCGACCCCGGCGCGGAAGGCGAGAAGGTCGACGAGCTGCTCACCCGCCTGCGCGAGCTCGCCGACCTCGGCATCAGCCACGTGCACGGCATCGTGCCGAACATGGTCTCGATCCGCCCGATCGAGCTGCTCGGCGAACTGGTCGTACCCGAGGCCGCGAAGTTCGGGAACTGA
- a CDS encoding alpha-amylase family protein, producing the protein MTVWSDHAIWWHLHPLTFLGAPGHADEDAGVAHRLDRLEPWLDYLVELGCNGLALGPVFASESHGYDTVDHYRIDPRLGADEDFDRLVERCRKRGIRLLLDGVYNHVGRGFGPFQDVLAHGRESRYASWFRIDFDAPGEDGFDYASFEGHRHLVELNHDEPEVREYVSAVMKHWLDRGVDAWRLDAAYAVPRAFWHEVTGRVRAAHPDVWLMGEYIHGDYVAAVREGGLDSATQYELWKAIWSSLSDGNFFELSWALSRHDEFAEAMRPLTFVGNHDVTRIASRIEDERHLPHALVILFTVAGVPSVYAGDEQAFRGVKYEREDGDAEVRPAFPEQGPGGLAPQGWPIYRLHQDLIGLRRRHPWLLRAQLRTLHLENLVFGYEVADPEGTGRLAVLLNLSDAPHEFGLESAKRLAGSRDDGPIGQVEPHGWAIVELDAIAHTA; encoded by the coding sequence ATGACCGTCTGGTCCGATCATGCGATCTGGTGGCATCTCCACCCCCTGACCTTCCTCGGCGCGCCGGGCCACGCCGACGAGGATGCGGGCGTCGCGCACCGGCTCGACCGGCTTGAGCCGTGGCTCGACTACCTGGTCGAGCTCGGCTGCAACGGCCTCGCGCTCGGGCCGGTCTTCGCCAGCGAGTCGCACGGATACGACACCGTCGACCACTATCGGATCGACCCCCGGCTCGGCGCGGACGAGGATTTCGACCGCCTGGTCGAGCGCTGTCGGAAGCGTGGCATCAGGCTGCTGCTCGACGGCGTGTACAACCACGTCGGCCGCGGCTTCGGCCCATTCCAAGACGTCCTCGCGCACGGTCGCGAATCGCGCTACGCCTCCTGGTTCCGCATCGACTTCGATGCGCCCGGCGAAGACGGCTTCGACTACGCCTCCTTCGAAGGCCACCGGCATCTGGTCGAGCTCAACCACGACGAGCCCGAGGTTCGCGAGTACGTCAGTGCCGTGATGAAGCACTGGCTGGACCGCGGCGTCGACGCGTGGCGCCTGGACGCGGCGTACGCCGTGCCGCGCGCGTTCTGGCACGAGGTGACCGGCCGGGTCCGGGCCGCGCATCCGGACGTGTGGCTGATGGGTGAGTACATCCACGGCGATTACGTGGCGGCGGTGCGCGAGGGCGGGCTCGACTCGGCCACGCAATACGAACTGTGGAAGGCGATCTGGAGCAGCCTGTCCGACGGCAACTTCTTCGAGCTGTCCTGGGCCCTGAGCCGGCACGACGAGTTCGCGGAGGCGATGCGCCCGCTGACCTTCGTCGGCAACCACGACGTCACCAGGATCGCGAGCCGGATCGAAGACGAACGCCACCTCCCGCACGCGCTCGTGATCCTGTTCACCGTGGCCGGTGTGCCGAGCGTCTACGCCGGCGACGAGCAGGCCTTCCGCGGCGTCAAATACGAGCGCGAAGACGGCGATGCCGAGGTCCGGCCGGCATTCCCGGAACAGGGCCCGGGCGGCCTCGCACCCCAGGGCTGGCCGATCTACCGGCTGCACCAGGACCTGATCGGACTGCGCCGCCGTCACCCGTGGCTGCTGCGCGCCCAGCTGCGGACACTGCACTTGGAGAACCTCGTCTTCGGGTACGAAGTCGCCGATCCCGAAGGCACCGGCCGCCTTGCCGTGCTGCTGAACCTCTCCGACGCGCCGCACGAGTTCGGGCTCGAGAGCGCCAAGCGCCTCGCGGGCAGCCGCGACGACGGCCCGATCGGGCAGGTCGAGCCGCACGGCTGGGCGATCGTCGAACTCGATGCCATCGCGCACACGGCCTAG